A stretch of the Etheostoma spectabile isolate EspeVRDwgs_2016 unplaced genomic scaffold, UIUC_Espe_1.0 scaffold00000904, whole genome shotgun sequence genome encodes the following:
- the LOC116674628 gene encoding LOW QUALITY PROTEIN: probable tRNA pseudouridine synthase 1 (The sequence of the model RefSeq protein was modified relative to this genomic sequence to represent the inferred CDS: inserted 1 base in 1 codon) produces MAGNITNTAAPITSSLSKLQSLNGLFAIYKKQGPTSADVLNTLKEVLLKEAGVQNPNPRKRRKQSLKMGHGGTLDSAARGALLTLSLCLSVVGVGNGTKMLSTMLAGSKKYVAVGELGKXTDSLDATGSVILEKDFEHVTRLDIEEKLKVFTGDIMQVPPLYSALKKDGQRLSVLLKKGHQVEAKPARPVTVYNLTLQEFKPPLFTLDIECGGGFYVRSLVDDLGKALSSCAHVKDLIRTKQGQFTLEEHALPEEQWTLEHILRSLQPCSDAELPGADT; encoded by the exons ATGGCAGGAAATATAACTAACACTGCGGCTCCTATCACTAGTTCTCTATCTAAACTACAGTCTTTAAATGGATTGTTTGCGATATATAAGAAACAAGGACCGACATCTGCAGACGTGTTGAATACACTCAAAGAAGTTTTACTCAAGG AAGCTGGTGTACAAAACCCAAACCCACGAAAGAGGAGGAAGCAGAGCCTGAAGATGGGCCACGGAGGGACGCTGGACAGTGCTGCCAGGGG GGCTTTGCTAACattgtctctttgtctttcagtTGTTGGTGTTGGGAATGGCACAAAGATGCTCAGTACAATGTTGGCTGGTTCTAAG AAATATGTTGCTGTTGGGGAACTGGGGA CAACAGATAGTCTTGATGCCACTGGCAGTGTGATTCTGGAGAAAGACTTTG AACACGTAACCAGGTTGGACATTGAGGAGAAACTGAAAGTTTTCACTGGTGATATAATGCAAGTTCCTCCACT CTACTCTGCGCTGAAAAAGGACGGCCAGCGCCTCTCTGTCCTGCTGAAGAAAGGTCACCAGGTTGAGGCCAAACCAGCCAGACCGGTCACCGTGTACAACCTGACCCTGCAGGAGTTCAAGCCTCCTCTCTTCACTCTTG ATATCGAGTGCGGTGGTGGATTTTATGTCAGAAGCTTGGTGGATGACTTGGGAAAAG CGCTGTCATCATGTGCCCATGTGAAGGACCTGATCCGGACCAAGCAGGGTCAGTTCACCCTGGAGGAGCACGCCCTACCAGAGGAGCAGTGGACACTGGAACACATCCTGCGCTCTTTGCAGCCCTGCTCCGACGCGGAGCTTCCGGGCGCCGACACCTGA